The genomic window CGAATTGCAAAATTTTTCTAGTGCGTGTGCTACTACTAGTAAAAATGAATTTACGGTACTCGCGTTGTTGTCACCCGGTGCCGCGCTTCCCAATGGAAATGAGTTTATATTACAGCGATCAGATCCTAATGGAGATTTTAGTAATGCTATTGAATTGGCTAGAGCCAATGGTCCTAATAATGGTACCTCAAGCGAACAAGAAATAGAATTTGAAAATTTTTCTATTCCTACTACGAGTAGTAGTGATACCTATAAATTACGAGTGATTGCTTCCCTTGATGATAAAATCATAAGTGAGATTTCGGATGATACACCTATGCATTTTTTTAGGGATAGCATTGATCTTCGATTAAATGATCGTAAACCGGTAATTTTTTGTAATGTAGAAACCATCCGTAAAGAATTGGTTATTGAAGTATTGGATAAAGATAAACAACCTATTGATCCGGAACAGTTTGAATGGGAATGGTTTCGGGTAGAAGGGGTTAATAACGATATATTAATACCTGGAGAGAATGGAACCAGTCTTACCGTGACTAGTGAAGGAACTTATGTTGCTAAAATACCACTTGGTGACTGTCAAAATATTTTTAGACGTGCTAGATCTAATGAAGTAACCGTTTCTAAAGTAGAAGTAGATGAAGTTCAAATCATCACTGCTGCTCCTGATTTTTCTTTTTGTCCTGGAGAAGACAAAGTTTTAACCTATACCAATTCCAGCTTTAATTACCAGCACCAATGGTTTAAAGACGGAGAACCTATTGATAAGGCAACCGGCCCTAATATTCGATTATCAGACAATGACTTTGGAGGGGTTTATAGGGTACAATTAGCTATTAGTGATGAATGTAACCAGTTACTGTCAGAACCCGTAACCGTTGTTAATGAAGGTTCCAGTATTACCAAACCCTTACCGGAATTTTTAGTACGTCTCCCACGAGAGGTATTAAACCTTGAGATTGAAACCGATGCACCGCTTGGTAGTACCATTCGCTGGATTGTAGATACTAATATTCAATCTTCGGGCCCTTTACAGAGTCCGACTTCTTCGTTTGATGCACCTCTTATTGCAGTGTATAGAGTAGAAATTGACGCAAATGATGCTTGTAACTCTGCATTGTTTTCACAAACTGAAATTTTAGCCCCAAATAATATTATACCAGTCATCGGTACGGATGATATTATCGATTGTAGCGCAGAAATAATTACGCTAAGAGTTATAGAGGTAAACGGAATCACTAACGTAGGACCCGTACCTCTAACTGAAGATCAGTTAACCAGATTGAATTTTGAATGGTTTAAAGACGATGTCAGCACCGGAGAATTTGGTCGGGAATTTGAAATAAACCGTGGAGATTCAGAAAGCATCTATCGGGTAGAAGCAAGTTTAGATACCGGTGAGTTCACAGCAAGGACTTCAGAAGAATTACCTATTCTATTTTTAGATAACAATATAGAATTAACCGCGGTTCCGGCAATACTTTCAGTAGAAGACGATGCTACGGTTACTATAACCGCTCCGTCTAATGAAAACTTTAGCTATACCTGGTTTGAAATTGTTGGCGGAGAAGAGCGTTTAATAGATGGAGAAACCATAAACGAATTAATAGTGAGTGAACCCGGAATATATCTTGCCAGGATTGCTACCGACCTTTGTGAGGTACCAACCTTGCCTATAGAAATCGGTAAAGAAGGTGAAGTAAGTATTTCAGAGTTAATTCCTAACATTATTACTCCCTTCGGAAGTCCTGGAATTAATGACCGATGGGTGCTTCCCGCACGATTTAGCAGTGCAGATGTAGAAGTAACCATATACAATGTAAACGGTCAACCGGTATTTAATAAAACAGGAGGTTATAATAGCGAGTGGCCGGAAATGGAAGAGGTCAAAGAAGAATTGTACTTCTATATTATCAAAGAAAATCAGGAAGTAACTAAAAAAGGTACGATTACCGTAATGCAATAAACCGTATGAGTCAGAAAGTACGTATCATTTTATTATTATTTGCAATCACTAAGATTTCCTTTGCCCAGGTAGATCCGGGTGTTGCTACGGATAATAGTGCGCTTCCATCTGATTTTATTTCATTACACAACTCCGTTCAGTACAATCGGTTTTTATTCAATCCTACTTTTTCCTTCGTAAGAGAAAATAATACCTATGTAAATATATTCAATCGTAATATTAACGCCACGTTTACAGACAATACCCAAACCTATTTATTAAACTATAATAATGTTATAGCAGAAAAAATGGGGGTAGGAGCCGGTTTATTTCAACAAAATATTGGCGTGATTGTCTACTCGGGAGCAGATTTAAACTATGCCTATAATGTAGAACTAGATCGGGATATGAACCTTACCTTCGGTACGAACCTTAGTTATTCACAAAGTAGGTTAAGTAATACCCGGCTGGATGAGGTGAATACAAACGATCCTGTTTTAAATAATTTTCCCGAAAATTCAGTAATGTTTCTACACCCCGGGGTGAATTTTAATTACCAGGCGTTTGACGTAGGGGTTTCTGTAGTAAACGCAGTAGCCTATAATTTTACCAATAGCGAACTACTTACGGATCAGATGATATATAGTGGTCATGCCATGTATACTACAGAATTAAACTGGCGGGAGGATACAGAATTACGTGTCATGGGATACGGACAGATGCCTGCCGAAGGTGATCTGCGGTATGGTGGTAATGTCCTTTTTGAAATTCCGAAATACGGCTGGGCACAAACGGGCTATAATAGCTTTTTTGGTGCTTCTATTGGTCTGGGTGTAAACGTGACCAAATCAGTTTCTGTTGCCTATACTGTAGAGCCGGGTATCGGGGGTACAGGTACAGCAAATGATTTTGGTGCTACGCACGAATTCGGGTTGGCATTTAACTTTGGTAAAGGAAAAGTAACTGCGAGAAGACCGATTGCTTCTAAGGATGAGGGCTATATTAAAAGGGATTCTGAAATCCGAAGGTTAAAGAAAGAAATTCTGGAACAGAATAAAATTATTCGAAGCTTACAAGCCCAGGGAGATTCTTTAAACCAGGCGCAACGTAGTTTAAGTAGGTTAGAAAAATCCATTGCAGACGCAAAAGCAGAAGAAGAAAGTAGTGCACGTAAGCTAGAACTGCAAAGAGAAGATGAAGTGGAATTGCTAAATGCACAAGGAAAAGACCAGCTTCAATCTGAAAAAAGATTGGCAATGGAACTGCGGAAACAGGAATTAGAAGAAGAGGAAGAGCGTCTTCGTGCACAACGTACACTGGAAAGAGAAGTAAACGAACAAAGACTTGCCCAGGAAGAAGCAGTTGCAGAGGAAGAAACACAGAGTGAGCCGGAAATTGAAGTGGTTGAAACCAATACTTCTGCTAGTGGTAATGATGCAGAAACAGAAGAGCAAAAAGCTATTAAGGAAATTGCAGTAGCCGAAGCAGCTAGAGAAGCGGAAGCAGCCAGACAAGAGGCAGCCGTAGCAGAAGAAGAAGAACGCGAACGATTACAACAAGAAGCCCTTGCCCTTGAAGAACAAATTGCTAAACAAAAAGAGGCAGAATTAAGCGAAGAGGAGCAATTAGAAATAGAAATGGCAGCACAAATTGCCGAAGAAAAAAGATTAGCAGCCTCTCAAAAAGAATTAGAACAGATTGTAAGACAGCAAAATGCTGAAGGTCCCGTACAATCACAAAAAGAACTTGAACAACAATTAGCACTACAAAAAGAGGAAGAAGAACGATTGGCGTCCTCTAAAAAGCTTGAACAGGAAAATAACCTGATTAATGATCCGGCAGAAGAAGCCCGGAAGTTAGAAGAAGCTCGCTTAGCAGAAGAAGCCGAAGCAGCGCGTTTAGAAGCAGCAAGAATTGAAGAAGAAGCACGATTAGCAGAACAAGCCAGAATTGAAGAGGCCGCACGAATTGCCCGGGAAGCAGAAGCAGCAGAAGCAGCACGATTAGAAGAAGAAGCACGTATCGAAAGACAGGCAGCAGAGCAGGCACGTATTGCCGAAGAAGCTAACGTTGCAGAACAAGCCAAAATAGAAGAACAAGCCAAAATAGAAGAACAAGCACGTCAGGAAGCTGAAGCCGCCAGGTTAGCAGAAGAATCCAGAAAAGCCGAGCAAATCATTACCGCAACAGAAACTGCCGTAGCCGCAAAAAATGTAGAAGAATTACGTAGGAGTTCCAAGCTGATTGCCGAGAGTCAGTTTATTCCTCAAGCTAAAAAAGAGGAATTAATCGCTACTATAAACCAAACCATAGCCGATAAAGAAGCTGAAGAAGCGGAACAAGCTCGACTAGCAGAAATTGCGGAACAAGAAAGAATTGCAGAAGAAGCAAGACTAGCTGAAGAAGCAGAGGCAACCCGATTGGCTGAAGAAGCCG from Aquimarina sp. ERC-38 includes these protein-coding regions:
- a CDS encoding gliding motility-associated C-terminal domain-containing protein, whose translation is MTSLSQKYDAMNGKTLLSLWVLLFVVSANLIYGQSRSIQKPELQNFSSACATTSKNEFTVLALLSPGAALPNGNEFILQRSDPNGDFSNAIELARANGPNNGTSSEQEIEFENFSIPTTSSSDTYKLRVIASLDDKIISEISDDTPMHFFRDSIDLRLNDRKPVIFCNVETIRKELVIEVLDKDKQPIDPEQFEWEWFRVEGVNNDILIPGENGTSLTVTSEGTYVAKIPLGDCQNIFRRARSNEVTVSKVEVDEVQIITAAPDFSFCPGEDKVLTYTNSSFNYQHQWFKDGEPIDKATGPNIRLSDNDFGGVYRVQLAISDECNQLLSEPVTVVNEGSSITKPLPEFLVRLPREVLNLEIETDAPLGSTIRWIVDTNIQSSGPLQSPTSSFDAPLIAVYRVEIDANDACNSALFSQTEILAPNNIIPVIGTDDIIDCSAEIITLRVIEVNGITNVGPVPLTEDQLTRLNFEWFKDDVSTGEFGREFEINRGDSESIYRVEASLDTGEFTARTSEELPILFLDNNIELTAVPAILSVEDDATVTITAPSNENFSYTWFEIVGGEERLIDGETINELIVSEPGIYLARIATDLCEVPTLPIEIGKEGEVSISELIPNIITPFGSPGINDRWVLPARFSSADVEVTIYNVNGQPVFNKTGGYNSEWPEMEEVKEELYFYIIKENQEVTKKGTITVMQ
- a CDS encoding PorP/SprF family type IX secretion system membrane protein; the encoded protein is MSQKVRIILLLFAITKISFAQVDPGVATDNSALPSDFISLHNSVQYNRFLFNPTFSFVRENNTYVNIFNRNINATFTDNTQTYLLNYNNVIAEKMGVGAGLFQQNIGVIVYSGADLNYAYNVELDRDMNLTFGTNLSYSQSRLSNTRLDEVNTNDPVLNNFPENSVMFLHPGVNFNYQAFDVGVSVVNAVAYNFTNSELLTDQMIYSGHAMYTTELNWREDTELRVMGYGQMPAEGDLRYGGNVLFEIPKYGWAQTGYNSFFGASIGLGVNVTKSVSVAYTVEPGIGGTGTANDFGATHEFGLAFNFGKGKVTARRPIASKDEGYIKRDSEIRRLKKEILEQNKIIRSLQAQGDSLNQAQRSLSRLEKSIADAKAEEESSARKLELQREDEVELLNAQGKDQLQSEKRLAMELRKQELEEEEERLRAQRTLEREVNEQRLAQEEAVAEEETQSEPEIEVVETNTSASGNDAETEEQKAIKEIAVAEAAREAEAARQEAAVAEEEERERLQQEALALEEQIAKQKEAELSEEEQLEIEMAAQIAEEKRLAASQKELEQIVRQQNAEGPVQSQKELEQQLALQKEEEERLASSKKLEQENNLINDPAEEARKLEEARLAEEAEAARLEAARIEEEARLAEQARIEEAARIAREAEAAEAARLEEEARIERQAAEQARIAEEANVAEQAKIEEQAKIEEQARQEAEAARLAEESRKAEQIITATETAVAAKNVEELRRSSKLIAESQFIPQAKKEELIATINQTIADKEAEEAEQARLAEIAEQERIAEEARLAEEAEATRLAEEAEQARQEAEAARLAEESKKAEQIITATETAIAAKNVEELRRSSKLIAESQFIPQAKKEELIATIDQTIADKEAEEAEATRLAEIAEQERIAEEARQAEEARLAEIAEQERIAEEARRAEEARLAEEAEQERIAEEARRAEEARLAEQARIAEEARLAEIAEQERIAEEERQAEAAKRAAAAEEARLAAEAAENPEDIEEIQKELDNSSRITNKLIATRDSLLTSSNNVDKRDFTKLLESLVNMDNQAKEVKKERDLISSKRLTADNRFIKFAEATRPEAKYATKFLPGYEEGFYLIGNVFNGGEYADKFTSTLKGLGFDNAEVIENRENGYQYVAIEKFKDKDEAAEKYLNNLDNRYFGDMWILQVAKNRVESMKKLVQESRVIMGSLKDDSVIKDNLSYIAGHDIKNGYYLITSIFKRENYFERGMQRLRDRGLEPKYFRSPKDNYLYIYIDRYETLDEAKKDLFSNVGGAYDGDMYIMKIE